A genomic stretch from uncultured Pseudodesulfovibrio sp. includes:
- a CDS encoding IMP cyclohydrolase, with translation MKLLPVKRAILSVTDKSGLAEFGKFLTDKGCELVSTGGTKKMLQEAGLTVTSVSDVTDFPEILGGRVKTLHPNIHGGILADKDDEGHMETLRDFGIEPFDLICVNLYNFADAVAKGLDLKAAVEQIDIGGPTMLRATAKNFHSICVIPDPEYYPIVQKEIEENGGISLEFRKKMAALTFKLVSEYDAMITKYLNENEA, from the coding sequence ATGAAATTGTTGCCCGTCAAACGAGCCATATTGTCTGTAACCGATAAATCAGGTCTTGCCGAGTTCGGAAAATTTCTGACCGACAAAGGCTGCGAACTGGTGTCCACTGGTGGCACCAAGAAAATGCTGCAAGAAGCCGGATTGACCGTCACGTCCGTTTCTGATGTCACCGATTTTCCGGAGATCCTCGGTGGTCGTGTCAAAACACTGCACCCGAACATTCATGGCGGCATTCTGGCTGACAAGGATGACGAAGGGCATATGGAAACTCTGCGTGATTTCGGTATCGAGCCTTTTGATCTTATCTGCGTCAATCTTTATAATTTTGCTGACGCCGTGGCCAAGGGATTGGATCTCAAGGCTGCTGTCGAGCAGATCGACATCGGCGGTCCGACCATGTTGCGGGCGACTGCCAAGAATTTTCATTCCATTTGCGTGATTCCTGATCCCGAGTACTATCCGATCGTTCAGAAGGAAATCGAGGAGAACGGTGGTATTTCTTTGGAATTCCGTAAGAAAATGGCCGCACTGACTTTCAAACTGGTCAGTGAATATGATGCCATG